TCAAAATAGGGATTCCTGAAAGTTACAGATTGGTTGTTCTCCACTTGGCCTTAGCGGTTGACAGACGGTAAGCCCAGCCAGGAATGCGGTAATCGTGGATTGCTGCTACTGATCACAGCCGCACATGTCCCGTCAGCACCATAGCGGTCAGCTTTCAATCGTGGATTTCCACGTGCCCTTTGGCCGCACACTCGCCCATTTCAACGGCTGTGTACGGTCGTCCCTCCAATTGGCGCACAAGTTGAGCCAAGCCTCCCCGCTTTCCGGAAAGATGTCACCCCTCTCCATCGCACACCCGGGGGCTTTATGGAGGAGATCAATGCGTCGTTACAGCGAGGCCGTCTAGGAAGCTGCTGAAAAACCAGCCCAGCCGCGAGAGATTGACGAAACGGCACTGAGCGGGTGCACAGCCAGCAGGAGAGGGCCGTGCCCCTGTTCTCCTACGTGTCCACCGAGGCCCCCCTCTGCCCGGAAAGATGACGCCTCCCCATCCTGACCACTTTTTCCACCAGGGGTCTTGATGGATCAGAGCTATGCGTCGTTACAGCGAGGCCGTCTAGACGCAGGCTTGTGCGCAGCAGTGGGCTGATGTCAGGTGGCGGATGAGACCGCCACATCGAAGAGGCGTGGCCCAGATCTCCGCAGAATTGGGCATTCACGTGGGCACCCTCTACAACTGGAGGAAGACCTGGCGGATACAGTGAGAGGTGGTACCGGCATCCGAGAAGGATGCTGAGGGCTGGGGCGCCACCAAAACAAGTTTCCGGTGGTGGTGGAGACCGCAGGATTGAACACCACCGAGCTCAGCGCATGTTGCCGCGAGCGGGGCCTGCCTGCACGCGGGGCAGGTGGAGCGCTGGCGACAGGCATCCCAGGATGCCAACGAAAAGCCAGTATTCACCTTGGAGACCTAATCCGGCGAGCTCGACGAGCTGTCGGAGCAGAGGGAGCTCGAACTGCTCCTTGCCCAGGTCCAGCGGGAGATCATACGCCTCAAACAGGAGCTGCGCCGCAAGGAGAAGGCCCTGGCCGAGGCGGCAGCGCTGCTGTAGCGGAACGCTTCTGCGAAGCAGTACGCCTCACAAAAGATTCAAGCCTTCTGGGGAGAGTACGGGGACGCCTGACGACCCCGAACGACCGCCGGAAAGCCCAACAAATTCTCGACGAGGGTGTTGCCGATGGTGCCCGAGACAGTGAGCTGGCTCTGCTCCTGGGCGTTGGCCTCACCACGCTGCAACGCTGGCGACGCCAGTTCGCCGCTGATGGCGACGGTGTAGACCGGCGCAAGGGACGCCAACGCCATGTGGCTCACCGCCTAAGTGAGGAGGAGCTACAGCGAATCCCGCTCACCTGTAACGAGCCCGAATTCGCCGCGCTGCCGCCCAGGCAGATCGTGCCGATCCTGGCCGATCGCGACCCGTATAACTCCTTTGGAGAGGCCTGCGGCTACGGCTCAGAGCGCAGCTTCTACCGGGTGCTGCATACCCAGGTAGGCCCAACGCCGCGGACGTGCCAGGCCACCCCAGGAGCCGCGCCCAGTGCCAAGGCTGCGGGCCGATGGCCCGAACCAGGTGTGGAGCTGGGACATCACCCACCTCCCGACCAAGGTGCGAGGCGTGTGGCTGTACCTCTACCAGGTGATCGAAGTCTGGAGCCACAAGGTGGTGGCCTGGGATGTCGCCGAGCGGGAAGCCCCAGCCATTGCAGCCGATGTGATGAGCCTGGCCTGCCGACGCGAACGGGTCAGCAAGGGTCGCCAGCAGCTGCTGATACTGCATGCCGATAACTGCAATGCCTAGCCGCAGGCTTCTCGCAAAGTTGTGTGCCGCTACGATGGAGAGCCGGCTGGAAGGTCTGGATGTGCTGCGGTCGTTCTCAAGGCCCAGAGTGTCGAATGACAACCCCTATTCCGAGTCGCCATTCTGCACGGCGAAATGCCGGCCTGATTAACCAAGCCGGCCGTTCGCCAGTGTGGAGGAGGCCTGCCATTGGGTAGCGACGGTCGTGGGCTGGTACAACCACCAGCATGGCCACAGCGGCATCAAGTTCGTGACGCCCCACCAGCGCCACAGCGCCCTGGCTCTCGAAATCTGCCTTCACCGGGCCAACGTCTATGAGCAGGCCCGCCAACAGCATCCCCACCCCTGGAGTCGATCGTCGCGGTGCTGGCGTCAGTCGGAGATTGTGCGGATCAATCCGCCTCCACCAGAAGGCCACGCCGAAATGGCTACGTTTGTCATAGTCGCCTGATTGGCCGCAGGCGCGTCATCATTCTTGGCAGTCACCGCTGCTGGCGCCATCCAGAGGTGGTGTGGATCAACAAGCCTCCAGAAGATACAATGTCGACTCTGGCGGTACCATTGGCTTAGGCCGCTTGAGAACAGCCCAAGAATGACAGCTTTCATGAAAGTCACCGGCAGGGCTTGACCATAGATCGGTTTCTTGGTCGACAATAGGCACCTTGATGGATAGGTCATACCGAGTGGGCTTCTTTCATGGCGCAGGGGGCTGGGTTTTCCAGAGCCTCCGGAGGCTCATGAAATACTTGTGAGATGCTGGGGATGTTATCATCAGCAGATCTATAAACCTGTCATCACGAAATGACTGGCCAATGCTTGGGCTGTCAAAGGTGAGGAAATCTTCTCTGCAGCCTGAAAGCGGCGCCGATTGCCTCATAGTAACTGCAAACGGAAGGTCTTTTTTCCATCCTGCCGATGCAGGCTCTCGAAAAATAGCCAGAGACAGCAAGTTGGCAATATCATCCAATGGAGATTGGAGAAGTTGTTCGTACTCAACTATCACCAACTTGTCTTGCCTCACCTGCTGTGCCTCAAGATAAGCAAGGAGCAGCGCCCAAGTCCTTAGGTACCAGTCCCTCCAGGCAAAGTATTCATTTACCTTGATTTCCAACACCAGCGCATCATAACTCTTATTGATCCACTTTCCTCCTTGGCGGGCTTTCAATGTGGACACATAAATGTCAAACAGATTATTTCTATAGTTGCAAAGTATGAATGTGTCTGACATAATTATGCGCTGCAGCAGCTCCTCATAGTTCTCAGTGATTAAGAAGTCGCCGAAGACATGTTCAGCGAATAGCTTCGAAACTACAAGCTTATTCTTTGCGTGCTTCTTCAAACCTATTCCTGCAGCGGCTAGTGCAAGCTCATGAGCTTGAAGAGGGCTGGCGGCCAGGGATCGGCCAACAAGGTCTCGAACTAATGCTTGTAGCGAATCACTGAGACTTTCGGCCAGCTTAGTGTCCAAGAAGTAGTTATACTCGACTGAGCCACGGGCATGTTTATATATCTCGCCAAACGGATAGATCGACTGACTAGCCGCCAAGATGCTTAGCAGCATATTAGAACCGCTTCTTCCAGTTGCGAGAATGAGAACGTCACTAGGCATCGCATTCAATGCTTCTCTAGAATAGGATTGGCGCATACGAGATAACCATATCACACATATATGACGGAGACCACCCTCGAAACAGCTCCACACCCAACCATACGGCAGAGACCCACCCGTTGCCCTGACTGGAAGTAGATTGGCAGGCTCGCCTGATGTACGGGCCGGCTTGAGGTGACCGGATGCGGCAAAAGGATCCTGCTATTAGATTCTCACATTGTTATCTCCAGCTTGGCTTAGCATTTCCAGAAACGGCGAAAGCCTTTCTGAGGCATAAACTCGCTTTCCAACAAAAGACAACCACCTCACGCGAGGCTAGTGAACTGGTGTTATCACCAACCCTTAGGAGTTCAATATCCTAAGGAACGCATTACTGATATGTTCCCACCCTATGGCTCCCACCTGATTCTGCAAAGCTTGTGAAATTGAATGACGCTCAGCAATGGTATAATCGGGAAGTTTCACAAGCAATTCAACTGCTTCATCTGGACTTGAATAATACAGAGCCTGGTTTGCAGTGTAGTAAGTGGTGCTTTCAAGGCTCTTAGTAATGATTGGCAGACCGAAAGCCATGGCCTCAATTATTGCATTGTTAGCTGTGGCAGATATCAGTGGTTGGAATAGAAAGTCCGAAGTCATATATTCGTGATGCAGCTCTCGATTGGATAAGCCTGAAGTAATAATCTTGAGATTACCTAGGCTCTGAGCCTGTGCATGTTCGTGTGATTGCAAGGCCATTCCAGTGCTCACCCATACAAACTCATAGGCGGGGCATGCCTCTGCAGCCTTGAAAATAAGTGCACGGTCTCGAAGCCAGTTACCGACAGTGAGCAACTTAAATGAGTCACCAAAACCATTCGGCGTAAGACGTTCGGTCCGACTCAGTGCCGATTGCTGGCCGATGGCAATGAGCTCTGCATGCACACCATGCGGGATAACGGATACCCGATCACTACCGACATTGAGTTCATCTTGAAAGAAACTAACCTGGCAGGGACTAATACAGATGGGATTAATTTGAGCGGCGGGAAACGCGCTTTGATCGATGATATCCGTTGAGAGGATGCTGCTGGGCTGATGAAACCATGTGAATATGCGTGTGTCAGGATGAACTTGGTGGTCACGAAGAGCCAGCCCCAGCAAGCTACCTGCGTGCTCTCCGTCGACACATATGATATCTGCAGACTTATACTTAAGAATTCCGATGAGCTCTGTTTCCAACCTTAATGCGTCATCTGTCGCGCTCTTCAGCCCTGTCAAGGTTCTGATCCAGTCATACTCCTGGCTCTTTCCAAGGCAAGTCTTGAAGTGGAGTGCCCCCTCAAGATATTGCACAAATCCTGTAGGCCCGCTCAGCCTGGTAAAATGAGGATAATCAGTGGAGATAACAACAAGCGGCCGTGATTCACAATCCGCCTGAGTAAGTTGGCTCAGCAGTTTTTCTTGATCCAAGCTGAGTGCTGCTACTATCCAATCATTCCAAGACTGGCCAGTAAACACGCTAAGGAGATCTTTGTTGGGTTGAGTACTAAGCTCCGATTTGGTTCTTACTTGATTCATGAACTGCCAAAGATGATTCATCCAATTGGTTGTGGACAGATCGATCGCCCTTGGTTCAAACCCAAGCAATTTAAATTCCCTTTCCATCCATGAGCCCTGGCTGACCACAAATTCAGGAAGCTCCTTGGTATTGTCTCTCAAACAATGCAGACTCACTGCGTCGTAAAAGATTCCGGATGTTCGAAACTTATAGTTGTCTGGATCGTATAGCCACACGATCTTATTGGCTGTGGCTAGAACTTCAAAATATTCTTCGCTTGAATAATGCCTATCGGAGAACAGGGCAAGCCTTGGTAGCTTGTCGCAAAGAAGGCGAATCTCATCAACACATGATTGCAGCCAGTCATCACAGTATGTGATATGAACTTCGATCTGAATTCGTGATGCAGCTTCAGCCAGGTCGTCAGCAGGAAGTTGCGTGATCCACTTCAGAAACTCTCTGACAGTCTCAATGCCCTTATCCGGTTTTGCGTCACCAAGGTAAAGGAGAACCTTGGAGCGACTGAACTCCTTGCCATTGCCATGGGACTTCAAGGAAGCTCTAAGGTCAGCCCCAGCATTGTGCAGCCCGACTAACCATGGGCTCCTGGTGAAACTCAAAAAAGGATAGTTCTGACGAAACTCTGCGAGCAGCTCCCAATGGTATTCGGATGTAACTCCTACGATAATCCTATGGCCATTGCTTAATGCCGCGTCGTTAAGACTCCGGAGTGCAATGGAGGTGAAACAGTAGTCGTGTTGCTCGGAGGCCTCTGATCTCAGACCCTCATAGGGACTGAACATCAACGAAATGACAACATGCTTGCTCTGCTTAAAAGCAAGATAAAGCCCTAGGCCATACAAGTGAAAGTGCAGGAGAGTGTGACCGATGAGTATGTCTGCATCGAACGACTTGAGCTTGCAATAGAAGCTCCTTGCCTGTTCGCAATAGCTGCTGACGGCAGAATACCGCTTCGGATCAATATAGCCAGACTCGCTGAAAGCAGGTATGACTATGTCTGTCAATGAATAGTCAGCAGACACCTGGTTGAGTTCCACACGTGCGTCTGCATAGACTTTGGGCCCAAGCCAACACAACTCATGTGTAAGGCTATGATTCACGCCGTGGTGATGACCTCCTTTCTTGTGATAGCAGGGATCAATAATCGCGATCCTGGGATTGTCGTTGCCATCTCGTGTCATAGTGGGCCTCAGCGCAGGGATGACTCAATCTGATGAAAACCAGCCATGGGTGGAATAACAGTATGCAATGCCTTGGCTATGCGGGCTAGTTCCTTTAAGCTGAGCAATGAAGAGATGGCAGACCGGTTTCCGTGCCCCATGTAAAGAACGGGGAATCCATGGACCTCATCAGTATCCTCAGTAAAAAGATGGCAGGAGGTTGAGGATGAAATCATGAACACAATGGTGTTCCAATAGCGCAGCTCAGGGAGATCAGATTCGGCATGCAACACTTCATGCAAGACTTCAACCTCAGCATGGCCTGAGAAGATCCTCTGGAGATAGCCAGGCTCCCAAGATGGGTACAGCCCAGAGCCAACAAGCACCTGCTCTGGTCTCAGCAACAAATCATTGAAGGTGTGTCTGCCGAGCCAAAAGACGGGCTCTTCAACATTGATACTTCCATGGTCAATCGCACTAAGGAGTATGCGTGGACGCACTATTGATCTCACCTTCATAATCGAAGTGATATCAATTGTATGCATAAGAGGGGTGGTGGAAGGGAAATGGCTCATCCCCTGCATTGGTGGAACAATGCATTCACCGCAAATTGCCTGCCACAGCAGTTCTGATATGGTATTCCATGTGATTTCCTTCTGGGTTGACACTTTCACCACAGCCTGAAGAAGAACTGGTAAGGCATTTTCTGGTTCAGCGGTGGGATGAAGCAGCTGGCTGGAACAACCAGTGCCATGCCATCGGCTGGTCCCTATCACGGCAACCATGTCCCAATATTGAAGCTCAGGCATCTGGTATGAGTTATGCTTAAAGGCTGTGAATTGGCTCCAAGACCAGTGTTCGGAGTCGAGCCTTGCTGATATGAAGTTTTCGTCCCATGAGGGCTGCAGCGTGAGCATAAAGAGCAATTGATCATCTGACACTTGCGTTGGCCAGTCATTCTTTGTTCCAAGCCAAAAGACAGGTTCGCTGCTGTTGACAAATCGGCGACTGTTCCCCTTGCAATTAGCGCGGGTTTGCTGAGAGTGCATGGGCATGGTCGGATGAGTCTTTGCAGAGCTGTTGGCGCCAGAGTGCGAATGACCGCTCAGGATTGACTGCATTGCGAGTAAATAGCTCTCTGCAATACGAGCTCGGCTGTGAGTCTGTCGGCACCGTTCGGCTTCACTCGTGCTATCTGCGGGCAATGCAACATCAATAAGCTGTTTTTTAATGGTACGAGCAAGCAAATTGGTTGCATGGCCGAGTCTGGTCTTGTCGTGAGCATTGAAGCCGTTGGCAATGTTGAGCCGATCGCCCACCACTCGCATCAGCTCTGGATAGGCTCCTGCAATCTCTGTGTTGCCACCGACTGCAAAGGCGGCAATTGCAGTTCCTTGCTCAAGTGTCTCGATGAGAAGATTTGAGTAGTTCTCTTCAATGGAAGGGAAGATAAGCAAGTCTACCAATCCAAGAATAACTGCCAAGTGATGGCTAGGAACTCGTCCATGGCTCACAACGCTGATAAGTGGTTGACATGCGCCTATGCGGCTGTACTGGTTGACTAAGTCTCCTATGATTGTCTCTGATCCTTCTGTTGCGCCAGCTAGATGCAGCTCTATTCCTTCATTCAAGTCTTTTGAACTTGCCACTGCCATTGCCAGTGCCTTGACACCAATCAAGCTGCCTTTGCGTGGGTCATTCAGATCATCAGCAACAAGGGCAACTTTTCGTTTTTTTGTGCGGAATTTAGATGCGATACTCTCAACCTCATCTGGAGTGCAAATGGCATCGTCTTCGACTGGGTTCTTCAGGGAACTCAGTACATGATCATTGGAATGGGGAAGAGCAGAACTGGCTGCTTCCTTCACAATCCATTCGGAAGGGCCTGTCCAGTAGAAGTTTGGAGCGCTCAGGATTGCATGCTTGATATGGTGCTGCCGTTCTGCCAGCAACTGTGTTCTTCTCGTAGCCAGTTGGGGACAGCCGCTGCATATCTTGGTAAACAATCTGCACCCTGCCGAATAGTGGCACGCACCTGTGAAGTGATTTTGATCATGCATGGTAATCAAAACTGGCTTCTTCGTATCGCGAAGGTGCTGGAGGCACCTGATTGAAAACAGACCCGAAACCCAATGCATATTGACAATGTCATGTTCGTCAAACAAATCAATCAAAACTGCATCGTAAGGCCCTTCGAGATCTAGCGCACTAAGATAAGTGGTGGAGAAATCACTCCTTTCCTCGTTTAAATGCATTGACAGTTTTTCGTCTGCCCATTCGCTGCCATGCTTATAAACCTTGCGCGTGGCAGTCTGCCCCGTTTTCTTATTGTATTCGCGCAGCCATAGGTCAGCATTTTCCCTGTAGACAAGAGTGGCCCTAGAAACCTTGTTCTGTTCTCTGATGGCTTCCCATATGCGTCTGCAGGCTATGCCTGCTCCCCCACTTAGTCGTGTTGATGCAAATAGAACTCGCATAGCTGATTTATCCAGAGCCTATGCTCTGTCCCTCGTGTGCGCTTGAAATGCCAACCAAGAATTCTTGATTCCTTCTTGCAGGCCAATTTGTGGCTGCCATCCCGTGGCGGTGATTCGACTCACGTCGAGTTGTCTCTTTGGCGTTGCGTCTGGTTTGGTTGAGTCCCATTGGATTGCGCCGCTGTAGCCCACCGTACTGGTTGCCAGTTCAGCCAGCTCCCTGATAGCAAGATCTACACCGTTACCCACGTTTAGGTGCTGCACCGGCTCGATCGAATCTGACGAGTAGTGCTCAAGCGCATGCACGCAGGCCTCACCCAGATCATCCGCTTGCAGGAACTCCCTCAGCGGCGCGCCCGTACCCCACCGAGGCACGCTTGGCGCAACGCTTTCCCTGTCCTCGTGGAATTGGCAGATCACGGCGGCCATCACATGGCTGTGGGTGGGATGGTATTGGTCACCCGGCACATAGAGATTGGTGGGCATCAGGCTGATCGCATCGAAGCCGTACTGGATCCGTAGCACCTGGCAGGGCTTAATGCCGGCGATCTTGGCGATCGCATCCCACTCATTGGAGGGCTCCAGGGTCTCCTGATGCTGCTCAAGAGCCTGGAGCTGCAGAAATTGCTGGGAGGCCGTTGAGACAGGCAACAGCGCGATCAGACCGTTAGTAGCTCCATGGCCGTGGCCGTCAACCCCGAAAGGTCGAGCCGCTGCCTGGCCTCCCACAGCTGGTAGCTGTCCTGCAGCGCCAGCCAGCTGTCGGGGCTGCGACCCAGCACCTTCGACAACCGCAGCGCTATGTCCGGTGTGACCCGGCTTTTGCTGGCCACCAGCCGCTGAAACGTGGAGGCAGACACCCCCAGCCGCTCCGCCACTTTCCGAATCGAGAGCTCGCAGGGCTCGAAATACACCCCCGCGATGAACTCGTCCGGATGAGGCGGCTGATGCATCGCGATCGCTTGTGCCATCAGTGGCAATCCTCATCGTGGAGATCAAAGACGTGGCCCGCGCAGAACACAAAGTTGGGCCACCACGCTTCATGCCGGGCGCGGATCCAGCGGCCAGGGCTGCTGTTGCACTTGCCATTCTCATAGCCGGATGCTCCCACGGGCGGCAAACTCGGCCACCGTGCCCGCCAGCCCCTCCGCCAACGGGATGCGGGCGCGCCAACCCAGGGCCGCCAGGCGGCTCACATCCAGCTGCTTTTTCGGGGTGCCGTCGGGCCTGGTGCTGTCCCACTCCAGGCTGCCGGCAAAGCCGGTGGCGGCGGCCACCGCTTCCGCCAGCTCGCGGATCGTGAGATCCACGCCCGTGCCCACATTCAGAAACTGCAGCTCTTGGGGCCCCGGCTGCCAGCGCTCCAGCGCGAACACGCACGCCTCGCCCAGATCATCCACATGCAGGAATTCCCGCAGCGGCGTGCCGGTGCCCCAGCAGGTCACGCTCGGTGCATTGGCCTGGGCCGCCTCATGAAACCGCCGGATCAAGGCCGGCAGCACATGGCTGTTGGTGGGGTGGTAGTTGTCGCCAGGCCCATACAGATTGGTGGGCATCAGGCTGATCGCATCGAAGCCGTGCTGGAGCCGCAGCGCCGCACACAGCTTGATGCCGGCGATCTTGGCGATCGCGTACCACTCATTGGTGGGCTCCAGGGCTCCAGTGAGCAGCTCCTCTTCCCGGATCGGCTGCTCAGCGAACTTCGGGTAGATGCAGCTGCTGCCCAGGAACAGCAGCCGCCGCACGCCGTTGCGCCAGGCGTTTTCGATCACATTGATCTGGATCTTGAGGTTGTCGAGCAGGAAATCAGCTGGATAGCTGCTGTTCGCCGCAATGCCCCCCACCTTCGCGGCCGCCAGCACCACCACCGTGGGCTGATGCACGCCAAACCAGGCCGCCACCGCCGCGCCATCGAGCAGGTCGAGGTCCTCGCGGCCGGCGGTGAGCAGGGCGCCGCCCTGGGCTTCATCCCCATAGCCGGCGCGCTGCAGTGCCCGCACGATCGCGCCACCCGCCATGCCGCGGTGGCCCGCCACGAAGAAGCGGTCGGCTGGGGTGATCAAGGGTGTGGTGGAGGTGGTGGTCATGGCGAGAACAACCTGTTCAAGAGCTGCACTCCAGGCTTGCGGCCACGAGCCTGAGCCCCCGCTTGGTCCACTAGTGGACTAAGGTGCATTGGTTGGCAGCAGCCTCTCGTCGCCATGCGCACACCCTTGCGGATCGTGAATGTGCACGAGGCCAAAACCCACTTCTCGCGGCTGATCGATGCCGCCCATGCTGGTGAAACCATCGTGGTGGCCAAAGGCGGACGTCCCTGGGCGCGGCTGGTGCCTCTGGAGCAGCCCACACCCAAGCGCAATCCCGGCGTGTTGCGCGGGATCATCACCCTGCCTCCGCCGGAGGTGCTGCTCGAACCGCTGCCGGAGGAGGAGCTCGCCGCTCTGGAAGACCCCCTCCTGTGAGCACTGCTTTGCTGCTCGACACCCACGCCCTGCTCTGGTGGCTGGCTGAACCCGATCGCCTCTCTCCAGCAGCCCATGCCGCCATTGCCGATGACACGGCACGGGTGCTGGTGAGTGCGGCTTCCGGCTGGGAGATCGCCACCAAGGTGCGCCTGGGCAAGCTTCCCGCCGCCACTCCCCTGCTCGAGCAGCTGCCCGCCATGTTGGCCGCCCAGGGGTTCGACCTGTTGCCGATCGAGCTGCGCCATGGCCTGCGGGCGGGCAGCTACGGGATGGCCCATCGCGATCCCGTTGATCGCTTGCTGGCCGCCCAGGCCGAGCTGGAGGCCCTCACCCTGGTGAGCGTTGATCCAGCTCTCAGGGCCTTTCCCTGCAACCTGCTCTGGTAAGCCCGCCATCAACCCTTGCCTCCGGCCACCGTCACCGCCGCCGGGTTGGTGGGCGGGTTCTCCATCGAGCCCACCACCTTGAAGCCCTTCAGCCGCAGGATCGCCTCCTTGCGCGCTTCCTCCTTATCGGCCGCCACCATCTCCGCCACCAGTTGCTCCAAGGTGGTGGTGGGCGTCCAGCCCAGCTTCTCGCGTGCCTTGGTGGGATCACCCAGCAGCGTTTCCACCTCCGCCGGTCGGAAATAGCGCGGGTCGATCCGCACCACCACTTCGCCGCTGCTGCGCTTGCCGATCTCCTCGGTGCCCGTGCCCTCCCACTCGAGCTCCCCCCAGCCCAGCTCCAATGCCGCCAGCTCGATGAAGTGCCGCACCGTTTCCTGCCGGCCCGTGGCGATCACGAAATCCTCCGGCGGCCCCTCCTGCTGCAGCATCCGCCATTGCATCTCCACATAATCCCTGGCGTGGCCCCAATCGCGCAGCGAATCGATGTTGCCCATGTAGAGGCAATCCTCCAGCCCTTCGTTGATCCGTGCCAGGCCGCGCGTGATCTTGCGCGTCACAAACGTTTCACCCCGCCGTGGTGACTCATGGTTGAACAGAATCCCATTGCAGGCATACA
The Synechococcus sp. MW101C3 DNA segment above includes these coding regions:
- the gmd gene encoding GDP-mannose 4,6-dehydratase, coding for MPPAAKTALITGITGQDGSYLTELLLEKGYAVHGIKRRASSFNTARIDHLYQDPHEENPRLTLHYGDLTDSTNLIRIIQQVQPDEIYNLGAQSHVAVSFEAPEYTANSDAMGTLRILEAVRMLGLTPKTRIYQASTSELYGLVQEIPQKETTPFYPRSPYGVAKLFAYWITVNYREAYGMYACNGILFNHESPRRGETFVTRKITRGLARINEGLEDCLYMGNIDSLRDWGHARDYVEMQWRMLQQEGPPEDFVIATGRQETVRHFIELAALELGWGELEWEGTGTEEIGKRSSGEVVVRIDPRYFRPAEVETLLGDPTKAREKLGWTPTTTLEQLVAEMVAADKEEARKEAILRLKGFKVVGSMENPPTNPAAVTVAGGKG
- a CDS encoding HigA family addiction module antitoxin, which translates into the protein MAQAIAMHQPPHPDEFIAGVYFEPCELSIRKVAERLGVSASTFQRLVASKSRVTPDIALRLSKVLGRSPDSWLALQDSYQLWEARQRLDLSGLTATAMELLTV
- a CDS encoding NAD-dependent epimerase/dehydratase family protein, whose translation is MPVSTASQQFLQLQALEQHQETLEPSNEWDAIAKIAGIKPCQVLRIQYGFDAISLMPTNLYVPGDQYHPTHSHVMAAVICQFHEDRESVAPSVPRWGTGAPLREFLQADDLGEACVHALEHYSSDSIEPVQHLNVGNGVDLAIRELAELATSTVGYSGAIQWDSTKPDATPKRQLDVSRITATGWQPQIGLQEGIKNSWLAFQAHTRDRA
- a CDS encoding DDE-type integrase/transposase/recombinase; translation: MPRLRADGPNQVWSWDITHLPTKVRGVWLYLYQVIEVWSHKVVAWDVAEREAPAIAADVMSLACRRERVSKGRQQLLILHADNCNA
- a CDS encoding GDP-L-fucose synthase translates to MTTTSTTPLITPADRFFVAGHRGMAGGAIVRALQRAGYGDEAQGGALLTAGREDLDLLDGAAVAAWFGVHQPTVVVLAAAKVGGIAANSSYPADFLLDNLKIQINVIENAWRNGVRRLLFLGSSCIYPKFAEQPIREEELLTGALEPTNEWYAIAKIAGIKLCAALRLQHGFDAISLMPTNLYGPGDNYHPTNSHVLPALIRRFHEAAQANAPSVTCWGTGTPLREFLHVDDLGEACVFALERWQPGPQELQFLNVGTGVDLTIRELAEAVAAATGFAGSLEWDSTRPDGTPKKQLDVSRLAALGWRARIPLAEGLAGTVAEFAARGSIRL
- a CDS encoding type II toxin-antitoxin system VapC family toxin, which translates into the protein MSTALLLDTHALLWWLAEPDRLSPAAHAAIADDTARVLVSAASGWEIATKVRLGKLPAATPLLEQLPAMLAAQGFDLLPIELRHGLRAGSYGMAHRDPVDRLLAAQAELEALTLVSVDPALRAFPCNLLW
- a CDS encoding type II toxin-antitoxin system Phd/YefM family antitoxin — its product is MRTPLRIVNVHEAKTHFSRLIDAAHAGETIVVAKGGRPWARLVPLEQPTPKRNPGVLRGIITLPPPEVLLEPLPEEELAALEDPLL
- a CDS encoding glycosyltransferase family 4 protein; this encodes MELNQVSADYSLTDIVIPAFSESGYIDPKRYSAVSSYCEQARSFYCKLKSFDADILIGHTLLHFHLYGLGLYLAFKQSKHVVISLMFSPYEGLRSEASEQHDYCFTSIALRSLNDAALSNGHRIIVGVTSEYHWELLAEFRQNYPFLSFTRSPWLVGLHNAGADLRASLKSHGNGKEFSRSKVLLYLGDAKPDKGIETVREFLKWITQLPADDLAEAASRIQIEVHITYCDDWLQSCVDEIRLLCDKLPRLALFSDRHYSSEEYFEVLATANKIVWLYDPDNYKFRTSGIFYDAVSLHCLRDNTKELPEFVVSQGSWMEREFKLLGFEPRAIDLSTTNWMNHLWQFMNQVRTKSELSTQPNKDLLSVFTGQSWNDWIVAALSLDQEKLLSQLTQADCESRPLVVISTDYPHFTRLSGPTGFVQYLEGALHFKTCLGKSQEYDWIRTLTGLKSATDDALRLETELIGILKYKSADIICVDGEHAGSLLGLALRDHQVHPDTRIFTWFHQPSSILSTDIIDQSAFPAAQINPICISPCQVSFFQDELNVGSDRVSVIPHGVHAELIAIGQQSALSRTERLTPNGFGDSFKLLTVGNWLRDRALIFKAAEACPAYEFVWVSTGMALQSHEHAQAQSLGNLKIITSGLSNRELHHEYMTSDFLFQPLISATANNAIIEAMAFGLPIITKSLESTTYYTANQALYYSSPDEAVELLVKLPDYTIAERHSISQALQNQVGAIGWEHISNAFLRILNS